A region of Zeugodacus cucurbitae isolate PBARC_wt_2022May chromosome 5, idZeuCucr1.2, whole genome shotgun sequence DNA encodes the following proteins:
- the LOC128922210 gene encoding transcription factor Sp3-like, protein MDFFAAGGFQQLFSDLNDTQLHENWTDIGGEEGSGTPLYSYNCCAEQTNESSMRLSCTNDPYILAEMPSEKMRVELHADWDESMAEGSYNMQDEQNVNTNYTEYEGNNEQQLQLTLDRLLSSPPDVIINHPASNSPAEPTNYQTLTTQSYSEPEYKNDSSPVSIDSTTVLEFETAAFITREMAEWEEKFLDNYIEIPELIDFLPEKTPLCTDTCDHFLHESSKNLKLHRKARTTKRRNESGCQAEASAAVGYPCTFGNCDKIYAKPAHLKAHLRRHMGEKPYTCDWPACTWKFSRSDELARHRRSHSGVKPYKCSYCMKCFARSDHLTKHRKVHERRLLAANKAGKTIDGVLGHSVLTVRPGRKRKNQL, encoded by the coding sequence ATGGATTTCTTTGCCGCTGGCGGTTTCCAACAACTATTCAGCGATTTAAATGACACGCAGCTGCATGAAAACTGGACGGATATCGGTGGCGAAGAGGGAAGTGGAACGCCGCTTTACAGTTACAATTGCTGCGCAGAGCAAACAAATGAAAGCAGCATGCGACTCTCCTGCACGAATGATCCTTACATACTTGCTGAGATGCCGAGTGAGAAAATGAGAGTGGAATTGCATGCGGATTGGGATGAAAGCATGGCGGAAGGGTCGTATAATATGCAGGATGAGCAAAATGTGAACACAAATTACACGGAATATGAAGGAAACAACGAGCAACAACTGCAGCTTACGCTGGATCGGCTGCTGAGCTCGCCACCTGACGTCATAATAAACCATCCCGCCTCCAATTCACCTGCAGAGCCTACGAACTACCAAACATTAACTACTCAAAGTTACAGTGAACCGGAATATAAAAACGACAGTAGTCCTGTTAGCATAGATTCCACAACAGTCCTGGAGTTCGAGACGGCTGCCTTCATAACACGTGAGATGGCTGAGTGGGAGGAGAAGTTTCTGGATAACTATATTGAAATACCAGAGCTCATCGACTTTCTACCTGAGAAGACACCACTTTGCACTGATACCTGCGATCATTTTCTACACGAAAGTTCGAAAAATCTAAAACTGCATCGCAAAGCGCGCACTACAAAACGCAGGAATGAGTCCGGTTGTCAAGCTGAAGCCTCCGCCGCCGTCGGTTATCCATGCACTTTTGGCAATTGCGATAAGATTTATGCGAAACCTGCACACTTGAAGGCACATCTGCGGCGTCATATGGGTGAAAAGCCCTACACCTGCGATTGGCCTGCTTGTACGTGGAAGTTTTCACGTTCCGATGAGTTGGCGCGTCATCGACGTTCGCATTCGGGTGTGAAACCTTACAAGTGTAGTTATTGTATGAAATGTTTTGCACGCTCCGATCATCTAACGAAGCATCGCAAGGTGCACGAGCGGCGCCTGTTGGCGGCGAATAAAGCTGGAAAGACGATCGATGGTGTGCTGGGGCATAGTGTGTTGACAGTGCGACCGGGACGTAAGCGTAAAAATCAGTTATAA